The DNA sequence ACCCTGGACGTACCTGTCATGGATGTAGAGGAGATCGCCGATCACGGCGCTGGCGGTCTCCATGGAGCCCGCGCCCTTCCCGATGAACGTGAGGTCCCCGGCGAGGTCGGTCTCCACGGTGACGGCGTTGAGTGTTCCTTCGACGACGAGCGGGTGCGCCTTCCCGACGATCCTTGGTGAGACACGGAGCACCCCGGCCTTCGGGACGATCTCGCCGATCAGCCGGATGGTGCAGTCCTGGTCCTCCGCAAGCCGCAGGGCGTCGGGTGTCAGGAGGGTGATCCCCGTTCTCTCCACGTCGTCGAGCGTGGTCTGCATATTAAGGATGGTATTCGCGAGGATGACCAGTTTGATCGCCGCATCGATCCCCTCGACGTCGTAGGTGGGGTCCGCCTCGGCATATCCGAGTTCCCGGGCCTCGGCAAGCGCCTGCTCGTAGGTGAGGCCTTCTGCGGCCATCCGGGTGAGGATGTAGTTGCAGGTGCCGTTGAAGACCCCGTAGAGCCGGGAGATGGCGTTTCCGGCGAGCCCCTCCTTTATCGCATGGATGAGCGGAATCGCGCCGCAGACCGTCGCCTCGTACTTCAGGACGACGCCGTTTGCCTCCGCAAGAGACCGGAGTTCGGGGTAGGCAAGGGCTATAGGACCTTTGTTCGAGGTGACGACGTGCTTATGGCGCCGGAGGGCTCCGCGGATGTGGCCCAGTGCCGGCTCGGCGGTCTCCACGTTCGTCGGGGTCACCTCGACAAGGACGTCGTAATCCGCCTTCGCCACCACGTCTGCCGGGCTGACGCCCGGGGTGCCGCAGGGATCGCCGTTCCCCTTCCGGGCAAGCGCCGCCGCAAGATCGATCCCGCCGGCATCGATGACACCGCTCCGCGAGTCGGCAAGGCCGGTGACGGTGATATTGAGGTTTTTTGCAAGGATCGCCCGGGCGATGCCCTGGCCGACCGAACCGAACCCGAGTATGGCGATCCGCATCATCATGCACCCTCCAGGGGTTCGATGATGAGGAGTTCCTTCTGTTCAGCGACGCCGCGCAGGATCCCGATAGCCTTCTTCATCTCCGTTCGGGTGGTCGAACGGATGGTGATGCGGGCGGAAGAGGGAGAGTTGATCGCCGGCATGGCGAGGGAGAGGCCCGTCACCTCGGCCGAGCCGGTCCTGTCGATCCGGTCGACGGTGTCGGAGAGGTCCGTGTGCATCAGGTGCCCGATCACGATCAGCGTGCATTCATAGAGGAGCCGCTCCTCGCCGATGCGCACGACGCTGACGCCCTGCTCCCGGAGAAGTTCGAGGAGACTGGGAAGGCGCCCTTCGGGGAGTTCCAGCACGATCTGGACGTCCAGCGTCTCCGCTGCCGTTGAGGTCTCTCTCTGGTGAATAACCACGATGATGTTTCCCCCGACGGCCGAGATCGGCTGGAGGGCCGCGACCAGCTGTCCGGGCCGGTCCTTCATCTCGAGCTTCATGGATACCTGCAAAAAACCACCTGCTGAATAGTTGACCTGCCGGAGAGATAAGCCTTTTACCCCGGAACGGACCCGGCGACGGGAAGCACGCCGTAAAAATAGAGAGGGACGGCGGCTTACCGCACCGACCCGGGCGCACCGGTGACGATCGTGAGGGACCGGGCAAACTCCGGGAGGAGCTCGGCGGGGATGCCCATGACGAGCTCGTTATCCTCGATCCCCGAGAACCGGCGCGAGCCGTCGCACCCGAGGGAGTAGTTGATCCTGCCGGTGAGGTAGGGCTGCGCGGTCGCGTCCGCACAGACCGACTGGATCCCCGACATCGTGGACTCTATCCTTCCGCCGAGCAGGTAGAGCGCGGTCTGCGCGAGTTTCAGCATCGCCCTGGGCTCGGCGATGATGACGACGACGTGCGGGTCAAACGGCGTCTTCTCGAGCGGCGCGTAGACCGTCGCATACGTCTCGAGCTCCGGGACGTGCGGCACCTGCCGGATGGTCCGCATGCAGGCGGCCCAGCTCTCGAACTTGCCGAGTTTGTAGTAGAACTCTCCTGAGCGGAGGCTCTGCGTGAGTTCTTTCAGCCCGAGGGCCCAGCCGCCTCCCATGCAGACGTGCCTGTCGCCGGTCGCGTAGAAGATCTCGCCGTTCAGTCGGGCCCTGCTGATCATCTGGCAGTGACGGACCGTCTCCTCGATCGGCCCGACTCCTTCGGGGATGCCTTCGGGGCTCTTTGCGAGTTTGACCGCGACAGGTGAGCCTCGCAGGTCGAGGGCAGTCTTGAGCGTCTCTGCGATCTCCGCGTAGGGGATCTCCGTGCGCATCTGGTCTTCCATAATCTGCTCACTCCTCTGTGGTGTTAGTCCCCGTGGTCACTCATAAAATCTCTGTTTGGGGTATCGGCAGGGTCAGAGGTTGCGCAGTTTGTGGTTCACCTTCTCAAAGAAAGGTTTGCCCGTATAGACAAAGAGGGCAGGCTGTTCGGACATCTTAACAGTTATGGTTGCCTCTTTCTCCAGTTCGAACGTGCTCTGCCCGTCGATGACGAGGTGCGCCGGCTTCTCGGTCTCAAGGGTGATCTCGAGGTTCCTCCCGGTGCTGATGAGGTGAGGACGAGACGAGAGCATGTAGGGCGCGAGGGGCACGAGGAGGAACCCTTCGATCTGCGGGTCGACGATCGGTCCTCCTGCGCTCATGGCGTAGGCGGTCGACCCGGTCGGGGTCGATATGAGCAGGCCGTCGGCCCGGAACCGCTCTGCGGGTGTCCCGTCGACGTAGACGCCGAACCGGAGCATCTTCGCCGGGCGGTCGGTGACGACGAGCCCCTCGTTGAGGGCGTCCCCGAGCGGTTTCCCGTTGACGGAGAGGTTGACGCGCAACCGCCGTTCGACCTGGAATCCACTCTCATGGGCGGCGAAGAACGCGCGTGCTTCGTCGGGTTCGAGGTCCGCGAGGAACCCCACCTCGCCCCAGTTGATCCCGAGGACCGGGACCTGCTTCTTCATCTGGTGGACGGTGAGGAGGACCGACCCGTCGCCGCCGACGACCACGACCAGATCGCCGTCGATCTTCTCAAACGGGATGCCCTCATTCCCGAAGTGCCTTGCCGTACCCTCTTCGAGAGCGATGTCGTGCCCCAGATCTTCGAGTTCCCGGGCGAGCGATGCGGTATAGCGGAGCGCACCCGCATCGTCGATACGCGATACCAGGACAATTCTCATGTGCGGTTCACCTCAGGTACTCGATGACCTTGTTATGCACGATGCCGTTCGTGGCAACGAGGCTCCGCCCGACGGAGACCTCGTCGGGGAATGTGAGGGTGTCCCCTTCGAGATCGGAAACCATCCCGCCGGCCTCCTCGCACACCAGCATCCCCGCCGCCGCGTCGGTGACGCGGAGCGTTCCCCGCACGTCTATGAAGCCGTCGATACGGCCGCACCCGACATAGCAGAGCTCGAGCGCCGATGCGCCGAGGAGGCGCCACCGCCGGATCTTCCTGCCGATCTCCTGAACCCTGGTCGGGTCGAACTTTCGGCCGTAGACGCTCATGGCGCTCTCTTCGAGGAGCGATACCCCCGAGACACGGATAGGATGCCCGTTGAGATAGGCCCCCTGCCCCCGTATGGCGTGGAACGTCTCGCCTGTGGCGAGGTTCCGGACGTATCCCGCCAGAACGATCCCCTCTTCTGCATACGCGATGGAGAGGGCGTAGAAGGGGATCCCGACCACCGCGTTGTAGGTGCCGTCGACCGGGTCGAGGAAGATGGTACCCTTCTCCCCGCCCATCTCGGCGCACCCGAGTTCCTCGCTGATCAGGCGCCGGCAGAACGGGTGGCGCGCGAAGTAGTCTACGACGATATCTTCTGCGACCAGGTCTATCTTTTTGGTGGGCGTCCCGTCCGCACCCATCTTAACGTACGCCCCTGCTTCCGGCGTTCCGACCATGCCGGCTATAGCATCGGAAACAGCCCTCGCCACATCGTCACATGCCCGGATGAACTCCATCAATTCTCCTCGTGCCTGCCCTCATTCTACGGTGTATTTATGTACTGTAATCCAGATACATTAATCACGCGTTTACCGAGTGAGACAATATGAAGGAACAGACAGAAGTTGGGAAGCTGAAAGAGGGACGTTACGTCGTCGTTGAAGATGAGCCTTGCAAGATTGTCTCCATCGCTACCTCCAAGCCCGGGAAGCACGGGGCGGCAAAGTCCCGGATCGACTGCATCGGCCTCTTCGACGGCGTCAAGCGCTCGATCGTCCAGCCGGTTTCGGCGAAGACCTACGTCCCGGTCGTGGAGCGGAAGATGGCACAGGTAATCTCGATCGCCGGCGCAACCCTCCAGCTCATGGACGTCAAGGACTTTGAGATGTTCGAGCTCACCGTTGGCGAAGACCGGGCCGGCAGTCTCGAACCCGGCCAGGAGATCCCGTACATATCATCCCTGGGCAAGAAGAAACTTGAGTGACCATTTCTGGCTCTCGAAGACGGGCATGCACGAGCTCGCCCACCTCCATTTTGCGGATGCGGACGCAGCGTATGAGGATGCCCGCTACGCAATCTTCGGCGTACCCTACGACGGCACGACGTCGTTCAAACCGGGAACACGGTTCGGCCCCCGGGCGATCCGGGAGGTCTCGTTCAACTTCGAATCCTACGATCCTTCGACCGGGATCGACTTCTTCGACATCCCGGTCGCGGATCTCGGCGACCTCGTGATCTCCCGGCTGCCGGAGGAGGTCGTCGACCAGGTGGCCGACATCGCGGGCGATATCGTACGGGACGGAAAGGTGCCGGTGATGCTCGGCGGCGAGCACACCGCCACAGTCGGCGCGGTCAGGGCCGTACAGCCGGATGTCTACGTCGTCTGCGACGCGCACCTGGACCTGCGGGACGAGCTCGACGGGACGCCCTACAGCCACGGGTGCGTCACCCGGCGCGTCCTTGACCAGGGGGTGGACGACGTCGTTATCATAGGCGCCCGGAGCGGCGACCGCGAGCAGTTCGAGGTTGCCGCGGAGAGGACCCGGCTCTACTCCGCCGATACGGTGCGTGAGTCAGGTATCGGCGCCGTTCTCCGGGAAATACGGGAACATATCGGCGGAAAAAGGGTTTACCTCTCGATCGACGCCGACGCGATCGACTGCTGCCTCACTCCGGGCCTCGGGACGCCCGAACCGTTCGGGATGACGCCGCTCGATATCAGGGAGGTCGTACGGACCCTCGCACCGCATGCTGCGGGTTTCGATTACGTGGAAGTGGCTCCGTTCGATTCCGGGCAGACGGCGGCGGTGGCGGCGCAGGTCGTGCGGGAGTTCATCGCCCGGCATTGGGTTGCCGGGTAATACATCCGGGGCGTATATTCTTTCACGCATCCATCCGCACCGGCTTCCGGCGACTCCTCAACCGCATCCGTCCGGTCAGTTTACATACCCCTCGGGCACCTGGATCTTCAAGTGGTAGGAGCCGATGCGCCGGGTGTTGATGACGAAGTAGTAATCGTGGTAACCCTCGTAGAAGGTGCTCACCCACCGGTCCTTCCTGAGTTCGGGCCTGTCCTTCATCGCCAGAAAGTCGCGGAAGTTGAGCGTGACGATCCGGACGAACCGGTTCGGGTCTTCGGCGTCCATGACCTGGCAGTTGAAGAACGGGATCTCGTCGTTCGTGGTCGTGATATCCGAGTAGTCGAGACGCCAGAGAGGAGACGGGACCCGGACGATCCCGGTGGTTCCCGACCATTGCCCGTCGATCGTCGCGTAGGTCACCCACCGGGTGGTGCCGGGTGCGGTCCCGGCCGAAAGAACGGTCATATTCAGGCGGTTCTCTTCGGTTGAGATATGGTAGGTCGCCGGGTCGACGAACCCGATCTCCTTCGGCTTCCCGTTCCAGGTGGGCGCCGGGGTGGGCGTCGGCACCGTGGTTGCGGGGGGCATCGATGGCGTCCATGCCGGGGTTATCGCCGGCTCTTCCGACCCCCATAACCCCGCCGGCTCGCCGGTCGCTGCCGGCTTGATGACCAGGGCCAACACGAGGACGACCGCGATTGCCAGAACGACATAGATGAAATCCTGTTTCTTCGTCATACCCTGTTCCTTTCCCTTGAAACCCGCCTGTGCGGCACCTCCGGCCCCTCGTCCTCCGGCAACGGAAAAATACAGAATTTTTCCCGCGGGGAAACGTTATTTCCACAAATGGGCAGCTTACCGCACAGTATTTCGGCTATAGGTATCGTTGCACCTCCGGCTACAAATACTTGCCTGAAAGCGATAGCGGCCGATAAAAGGATGATTAGACGAACCTGTTACCCTAACAGGCACGTCTCACATCCCCCTTCAATTGAATAACCTTTTATACCGGTTTACGCATATACTCCAAAGAACCGAATTAGTCTGAATGAGGCGCTCATCCGGACTCCGGTAACAGGAGGAAACGTTTTATGAGTAAATTGGTGAAAAACGAAAATGCATTCACCGGGCTTGAGGCGGCGATCGTCCTGATCGCGTTCATCGTCGTGGCTGCGGTGTTTTCTTACGTGGTGCTCGGCGCCGGCTTCTTCACGACACAGAAGAGCCAGGAGGTCGTCCACACCGGTGTGGCCCAGGCGAGCTCGAACCTGGAAGTGTCAGGACCCGTCGTCATAGCGGGGGCTGCGAACTCGGTAGCAAACGTTACGTTCTACCTTCAGCTGGCGGCCGGCGGATCGCCGATCGACATGAACAAGACGACCTACGCTGTTTCTACCAAGGATGATCTGAAGACCTATACTAACGCCACGGTCACCATGATCTGGTATAAGGACGGCATTGTAGAGACCGGGGCAAACAATCTCCTCGAGAAGTTCGAATTCGTAAAGGTGACCATCGCCAGTCTGCCGACCATCGGTCCTAACGACAAGTTCGTTGTCGAGATCCGGCCCGACCAGGGTGCGGCCTACCCGCTCGAGCGGAACGCTCCGCCGAGCCTGGCAGCAGGCAAGTTCTATGAGGTCTACTGAGGAGGGTGATGTAGATGAAGAAACAATTCAATGATAATGCATTCACCGGGCTTGAGGCGGCGATCGTGCTCATCGCGTTCATCGTCGTGGCCGCGGTCTTCTCGTACGTGGTGCTCGGCGCCGGCTTCTTCACGACACAGAAGAGCCAGGAAGTCGTCCACACCGGTGTGCAGCAGGCAAGCTCCAGCATGGAGATCGTCGGCAACGTCTATGGGGAAGGAAACACTACCAGTAACGTTCTGACCTCCGTCCGGTTCATTGTTGCGAACACCGCCGGCGGGACGTCGCTCGATGTACACCAGATGGTTGTCACGTACGTGGATGAAACTCACCACGTCGTAGTGCCTTACAATGCGACCGGTAATGCCAATACGACCAACTGCTGGAATGTCCTAGAAGTTTACAACGAACAGGGGGTAGCAAACCTGCTCCTCGAACCCGGCGAGCAGTTCGAACTCCAGGTTCACGTTGCGACTCCGGGCCCGAACACTCCGTTCACGGTGAACCTGCAGCCGGCTGCCGGCGCCGTCTACCCAATCCACAAGACGGTTCCGCCCGCCATTGAGACGTACAACGTACTCAACTAACCCCTTTTTTTGAGCGTTGAAACGCTCGCGGCCGGTTCGACCGGCGATATCTTCCCGGCACTTGCAGAACAGGCAATCCTCTCCGCATTAAAGAAGTTTCGAGAGGCCTGCCTTGCGCGGTCGCTGCAGATAGACATACACCGACAGTTAACGCCCCTACCCCTGCCGGGCCAGGGTTTGTCAGGTTGGCATCGCTTTGATGCGTATGAATGTTCGGAGGCGAGCCCTATCCGAATCAGTCAGGACGACCTCCTGCAGGTTACCAGTTGAAGAAGAGAATCACCGGTTACAGTTGGTCGGAGCGGGCCGGTGCAACGATGTTGCCGCACCATCCAGCCACTACCGTAGATATCAGCGGCCTGTATCTCTAACAAATCTGGCACAACGTTTAGAAGACGGGAAGGCGTCCGGAAAACCAGTATCGGCACGAGCAACTTTTATTAACCTTGACATTGATATGATTTAATATTATGGTGGGGGTAGATCAGGCTCAAATCGACAAAATACTCTCCGGCGCGTCCTCCGAGGACCCGGGGGCCCGTCTCGAGACGCTCGAGAAGGAGCTGGACTTCGTCAAGACTTCGATCAAGCGGCTGCTCATCGATCTCCGTGAGCGGATGAACGAACTGGACAACCCGTTCACCAGCGCCGCCGCATCTTACTCTGGAAACAGGTCCGGGCAGCAGGATATTGCCGGGGAGAGTAAGGATGAGGACAACGAAGAGCCCGTGCTGGACGGTGCACCCGCCGGTATGACCGCTCAGCAGAAAAATGCAGGCCAGGAGAGCCACCGGCCGGACAGCGGTCTCTTCCCGGCCGACCTCGCGACGGCTCAGTTCTCCCCGGGCGCTCAGGTCCTCCCGGGCGTTCAGCTCCCACCGGGCGACACGCTCCCTCTCGTCCAGGCAAAACCCGCAGGAAAACTCAAACTGCAGAAAGTCCACCGGCTCTTCGAGTGGGTGCACCAGGGGTGCAGGAAGTACGGGCACGAGCACATGGCGATCATGGTCGACGCCTACCAGTCCATGGGCTACATCAACGAGGGTGTCTCCGACCAGATCCGTGATGTCATGAGAATGGCCCCCGAGACCCCGGGCGACGTCCAGGAGATCGGCCCGAACGAGTTCGTCTCCGAACTTTACGTCTTAAACCGGATCCTCGACCCCGACGATGCGACGCTCGATCGGGACATGATCGAGGTGCTGATGCTCGCCCCCCGTCGCCCCGGGGACCGTAGCGCAGAGAAGACATCACCACAGGAACAGGATGCCGGTGATACCTGGATTGAGTTGCTGGACAGGATATGATGGATGTCGAGCGAAACCTTCACCACAGCAATGTTCCTTATCGCCGCCATCATATCGGCCGGCGTCCTCATTAATGCAGTCTTCCCGGTGATCTACACCCTCTCGGGTACGATCTCGTCATCCTCCCACAAGGTGGACGAACGGTTGAGCACGGACGTGAAGATCGTCACGACGTACGCCAGCGGCGGGAGCAACACCGCCCGGATCTGGTTAAAAAACATCGGCGCCGGCAGGATCGCCGATGCCGACATACAGAAGGCCGACGTCTTCCTCGGGGCGCAGGGCGACTTCATCCGGTTAACGCGAGCTACGGTGCTCGCCGACGGAACCTGGACTTACGAGATCCTCGAGGACACCAACAACAATTGGGACCCCGGCGAGACCCTCTGCATCGAGGCACAGACCGCGAAGATCCCCGCCAGGGAAGAGATCGTCTACTTCCAGTTCGTTCTCCCTACAGGACTCTCCCGGTCGACCACCTTCACCGCGGGTGACTAGCCATGAGTGCAGGGCCCCTCGTCGCTTCCGGAGTAGGCATCCTCCTCCTGGTCATCACCGCCTATGTCCTGATCGGCGGCACCCTCGCCACCACGGAAGTGATGGTCGAAGCGCAGAGCAACCTCGCCACCTACCAGGAAGCCCGGATGCGGACGGCGATCGCGATCCAGAACACGACGATCGCCGACCCGACCCTCTACGTCGAGGTGAAGAACACCGGAAGCGAGCCGGTCGTCGAGATCTCGTCCATCGACGTCTACCTCCAGAGTGAGGGCGTTCCAGTCTACATCCCCTTTGGAGCCGGTGTGAACCACTGGGACCGGGTGAACATAACCCCGGACGAGGTCCACCCCGGCGAGCTCGACCCGGGCGAGACCCTCAACCTCTCCGTCACGTACCAGGACGTCGACCCCACGTGGATTCAGGTCGTCACCCCTAATGGGGTCTCCAGTTCAGCATACATCAAGGGTGAATAACAAATGGCCACGGGCGAAGGCGCAGACAGCAGTATTCATGGGATGCCTGATCAGTCGATCCTCTCGACCGGGAACTCCGAGCTCGACAAGAAGATCGCCGACGGCCTCCCGCTCCAGTCGCTCACCCTCATCGAGGGTGAGAACGACACCGGAAAGAGCGTGCTCACCCAGCAGATCGTCTGGGGTGCCCTGAAGCAGGGGTTCAACGTCGACCTCTTCTCGACCGAGAACACGAGCAAGAGTTTCATCTCCCAGATGGAGTCGATGAGCCTCGATATCTCCGACTACTTCGCCTGGGGTTACCTCAGAGTCTTTCCGATGCACGTCGTCGGGTTCGAGTGGACGAAAGAGAAGATGCAGGGGACGCTCGAGCGGATGATCCACTATATAGAGCAGAGCAAAGCGGACGTGATCGTCATCGACTCGCTCACCCTCTTCACCGAGTACGCGAAGCAGGACACGGTCCTCACGTTCTTCACGAACTGCAAGAACCTCGTCGACCACGGCAAGACCATCCTGATCACCCTGCACACCTACGCCTTCGTCGAGGATTCCCTTGTCCGTATCCGCTCGATCTGCGACGCCCATCTCTTCATGAAGAAGGCGCTCGTCGGCGGCAAATACGTGATGATGCTCGAGGTCGTCAAGGTCCGCGGCGCACGAAAGACTACGGGCAACATCATCAGTTTCGAGGTCCACCCCGGGTACGGCATCAAGATCATCCCGGTCTCTGTCGCGAAGGTGTGAGAGCAATGGGATCGGCGCTGGAAGCAACGGTGACCCTCCCCTTCGAGCCCGAGTTCATCGATGAAGGGAACGACTGCTACAACAACGTAGAGTCCTGCGCCCTCTACCGTATGCTCCCGGCAAACGCCCGGGACTACGTCAAGGCGAGCCCCCACCTCCTCGAATACCTCCATATCCTGCCGGTCAACACCGTCGGCATCCCGCTCTTCCTCTCGGAACTGAAGCGGGACTTAAAATCGATGGAGAACCCGAACATCATCTACCCGGTGAACGAGACGACGTTCGTCCATATCTTTCCGGACCCAAACGACGTCCGGAACTGGTACATCCCGATCGAGCCGGCGTTCCTCCACTCCGTAAAAGAGATCCTTCCGGCGATCGAGGAGAAACTGATCGATATGATCGACGCCCTCGACGAGGAGCCGGTGACCGAGCAGGCGCGTATCGAGGTGCTCAGAAACTTCATCCGGCAACTGGTATACGTCCAGAAGCCGGGCGAGGTGATCGATGAGTCCCTGCTCGCCGGCTCCTCGTCAAAAGACCTCAAGGTCCGGATCAAAGCCTTCCTCACCTCGGAGATCGGTGCGTCGGCAAAACCGCAGGCGTCAGAGCACCCCGCGCTCGCCGACGGGCGGCTCATCCTCTCGCAGCAGGAATACAAGGCGCTCGAGTACATGATCATCCGCGACAAGATCGAGATGGGGACCCTCAAACCGTTCCTCTCCGACCAGTATATCGAAGATATCACCTGCGACGGCGTCGGACCGATCTTCATCGAGCACAAGATCTTCAAGGGCTTAAAG is a window from the Methanoculleus oceani genome containing:
- a CDS encoding DUF169 domain-containing protein gives rise to the protein MEDQMRTEIPYAEIAETLKTALDLRGSPVAVKLAKSPEGIPEGVGPIEETVRHCQMISRARLNGEIFYATGDRHVCMGGGWALGLKELTQSLRSGEFYYKLGKFESWAACMRTIRQVPHVPELETYATVYAPLEKTPFDPHVVVIIAEPRAMLKLAQTALYLLGGRIESTMSGIQSVCADATAQPYLTGRINYSLGCDGSRRFSGIEDNELVMGIPAELLPEFARSLTIVTGAPGSVR
- a CDS encoding homoserine dehydrogenase; the protein is MRIAILGFGSVGQGIARAILAKNLNITVTGLADSRSGVIDAGGIDLAAALARKGNGDPCGTPGVSPADVVAKADYDVLVEVTPTNVETAEPALGHIRGALRRHKHVVTSNKGPIALAYPELRSLAEANGVVLKYEATVCGAIPLIHAIKEGLAGNAISRLYGVFNGTCNYILTRMAAEGLTYEQALAEARELGYAEADPTYDVEGIDAAIKLVILANTILNMQTTLDDVERTGITLLTPDALRLAEDQDCTIRLIGEIVPKAGVLRVSPRIVGKAHPLVVEGTLNAVTVETDLAGDLTFIGKGAGSMETASAVIGDLLYIHDRYVQGS
- a CDS encoding flagellin, coding for MSSETFTTAMFLIAAIISAGVLINAVFPVIYTLSGTISSSSHKVDERLSTDVKIVTTYASGGSNTARIWLKNIGAGRIADADIQKADVFLGAQGDFIRLTRATVLADGTWTYEILEDTNNNWDPGETLCIEAQTAKIPAREEIVYFQFVLPTGLSRSTTFTAGD
- a CDS encoding flagellar protein FlaF gives rise to the protein MSAGPLVASGVGILLLVITAYVLIGGTLATTEVMVEAQSNLATYQEARMRTAIAIQNTTIADPTLYVEVKNTGSEPVVEISSIDVYLQSEGVPVYIPFGAGVNHWDRVNITPDEVHPGELDPGETLNLSVTYQDVDPTWIQVVTPNGVSSSAYIKGE
- a CDS encoding flagellin; this translates as MKKQFNDNAFTGLEAAIVLIAFIVVAAVFSYVVLGAGFFTTQKSQEVVHTGVQQASSSMEIVGNVYGEGNTTSNVLTSVRFIVANTAGGTSLDVHQMVVTYVDETHHVVVPYNATGNANTTNCWNVLEVYNEQGVANLLLEPGEQFELQVHVATPGPNTPFTVNLQPAAGAVYPIHKTVPPAIETYNVLN
- a CDS encoding bifunctional fructose-bisphosphatase/inositol-phosphate phosphatase encodes the protein MEFIRACDDVARAVSDAIAGMVGTPEAGAYVKMGADGTPTKKIDLVAEDIVVDYFARHPFCRRLISEELGCAEMGGEKGTIFLDPVDGTYNAVVGIPFYALSIAYAEEGIVLAGYVRNLATGETFHAIRGQGAYLNGHPIRVSGVSLLEESAMSVYGRKFDPTRVQEIGRKIRRWRLLGASALELCYVGCGRIDGFIDVRGTLRVTDAAAGMLVCEEAGGMVSDLEGDTLTFPDEVSVGRSLVATNGIVHNKVIEYLR
- a CDS encoding translation initiation factor IF-5A encodes the protein MKEQTEVGKLKEGRYVVVEDEPCKIVSIATSKPGKHGAAKSRIDCIGLFDGVKRSIVQPVSAKTYVPVVERKMAQVISIAGATLQLMDVKDFEMFELTVGEDRAGSLEPGQEIPYISSLGKKKLE
- a CDS encoding archaellin/type IV pilin N-terminal domain-containing protein, producing the protein MSKLVKNENAFTGLEAAIVLIAFIVVAAVFSYVVLGAGFFTTQKSQEVVHTGVAQASSNLEVSGPVVIAGAANSVANVTFYLQLAAGGSPIDMNKTTYAVSTKDDLKTYTNATVTMIWYKDGIVETGANNLLEKFEFVKVTIASLPTIGPNDKFVVEIRPDQGAAYPLERNAPPSLAAGKFYEVY
- a CDS encoding amino acid-binding protein; protein product: MKLEMKDRPGQLVAALQPISAVGGNIIVVIHQRETSTAAETLDVQIVLELPEGRLPSLLELLREQGVSVVRIGEERLLYECTLIVIGHLMHTDLSDTVDRIDRTGSAEVTGLSLAMPAINSPSSARITIRSTTRTEMKKAIGILRGVAEQKELLIIEPLEGA
- a CDS encoding ATPase domain-containing protein, producing the protein MATGEGADSSIHGMPDQSILSTGNSELDKKIADGLPLQSLTLIEGENDTGKSVLTQQIVWGALKQGFNVDLFSTENTSKSFISQMESMSLDISDYFAWGYLRVFPMHVVGFEWTKEKMQGTLERMIHYIEQSKADVIVIDSLTLFTEYAKQDTVLTFFTNCKNLVDHGKTILITLHTYAFVEDSLVRIRSICDAHLFMKKALVGGKYVMMLEVVKVRGARKTTGNIISFEVHPGYGIKIIPVSVAKV
- the speB gene encoding agmatinase — protein: MSDHFWLSKTGMHELAHLHFADADAAYEDARYAIFGVPYDGTTSFKPGTRFGPRAIREVSFNFESYDPSTGIDFFDIPVADLGDLVISRLPEEVVDQVADIAGDIVRDGKVPVMLGGEHTATVGAVRAVQPDVYVVCDAHLDLRDELDGTPYSHGCVTRRVLDQGVDDVVIIGARSGDREQFEVAAERTRLYSADTVRESGIGAVLREIREHIGGKRVYLSIDADAIDCCLTPGLGTPEPFGMTPLDIREVVRTLAPHAAGFDYVEVAPFDSGQTAAVAAQVVREFIARHWVAG
- a CDS encoding NAD(+)/NADH kinase, which encodes MRIVLVSRIDDAGALRYTASLARELEDLGHDIALEEGTARHFGNEGIPFEKIDGDLVVVVGGDGSVLLTVHQMKKQVPVLGINWGEVGFLADLEPDEARAFFAAHESGFQVERRLRVNLSVNGKPLGDALNEGLVVTDRPAKMLRFGVYVDGTPAERFRADGLLISTPTGSTAYAMSAGGPIVDPQIEGFLLVPLAPYMLSSRPHLISTGRNLEITLETEKPAHLVIDGQSTFELEKEATITVKMSEQPALFVYTGKPFFEKVNHKLRNL